The region tgaatgattgaatgaggacAAGCAGCACACGGTTGCCCCAAATGTCCTTGTGCCCCTGTCAGAAAAGGAGTCCTGGACTGGGtgaaccctagactgtgagcccactgttgggtagggactgtctctatatgttgccaacctgtatttcccaagcgcttagtacagtgctctgcacacggtaagcgttcaataaatacgattgattgattgactcaaggaGACGGTCCTCACGTTCCTGTGTTCGCCCATCAGCAAATAATCATCCCACACTGAGAAAACCCTCTCTAAACCATTGGTTCTAACTAAAGGCAGGTTTCCTCTAAACCGACGCTGAAAGCGGCCCAAATTAAGGGATGGTGAGCTGAGGGGAATTTCTGGGGAGCAGTGGCTACCGATAGCACATCAGCAAGATGATTCAAGTGGGGTTGATGCCCAGCATGTTCTTTTAACCCTCCTCCTCGGCCTATCGTCATCCCAGGTGGCAATGGCTGAGAAAAGGAATTCAAATGCTCAATCCATAACAACACTTCTCTGTCCGGTCCCCTCATCGGTCCTCGGAGAACCAGCCATCCAAACGTCCTTATGGCCACGGAGCACCGGCCTCGGGACCTTAGGGAGCAGGGAAAGGTTTATTtaggggaggggggctgctgATTTATTCAAGGGAGGGGGCCACCCCCCACACCCGTTCCCTCTGTCAAATCGACATGGCGTCTGATACTCCTTCTGACCCAGAGAGTGGTAGGGAGCAGCTCTGAAGCCCAAACACTCGTCACCACCGTATCCTATCTGAACAAACACACTTGCGGTTTGAAATAaagagctctttcctctagttcTTCAGACCCCTGGGAATTTCCGACACCGGTCACAGGAGGAGGCCGCCCGCAGGGACCTAGTTCTGCCTTCCAAGTTTGCTGAGACTGCTGGCGTCAATGCCTGGGTCTTTATCTTGGGAGGAGAAAGTTCCtggagggaaaataggaaaaaTGTTTATACCTCATATAAGCCCAcgctcatccatccattcattcattcaatcgtattgattgagcgcttactgtgtgcagagcactgtactaagcgcttgggaagtacaagttggcaacatatagggacggtccctacccaacaacggactcacagtctagatgggggagacagacaacgaaacaaaacatggacaggtgtcaagtcgtcagaacaaatagaattaaagctaaatgcacatcattaacaaactaaatagaacagtatatatgtacaagtaaaataaatagagtaataaatctgtacaaacatatatacaggtgctgtgaggacgggaaggagatggggggggggatggggaggaggagaggaaaacagggtctcagtctgggaaggcctcctggaggaggtgagctctcagtagggctttgaagggaggaagagagctcctcaTGAACACATACCCCCATGCATGGTTGACACGGgcttccctcaagactgtaagctcgttgtggacagggaatttgtctaccacccCTGGTaccttgtactctccagagcactgagcacagtgctctgtacacagtaagcactcaataaacaccactgactgattaattggatCTAAGAACCAAATGGGCACGAATTATGGGCAGCCAACaagccctgcccataaggactcCATTGGGAGAAAAAATTGAATGTTGGACCCCTCCTGCGTCACAATGATCTCTTTACCTGAACAGGAAACAAGAAGCCACTGGATCTCCCCCTGCAAGCCTGCTATCCCTGCTGCTGGCCAGCCTACATGGCGGGTGGGGAGGCCACCAGTTTTCAGGAAGTTTACAATAGTCCCTTGAATCTGAATGGTGCTTTTATTTTTCACAGCCCTTTAACATCAACAGTCTCACTTTACCATCGTGACATCCCTGGGAGGCAAGGAGAGGTGGGTATCATTATCCccattaattaatccccattaaagGTAAAACACAGTTTGTTCAAGCTCACGGAAGAAATaggccagtggtggagatgggattagaactctggccttttgcccaggtaataataataataataatagtaataataataatgatggtggcatttattaagagctttccTACATGCcaaaagcactgtgcttagtgccgGGGTAGGCTCAGATTGTTTTGGGTCACACGGAGCAGAACAGCGCACCTCCATCTTCCCTtgaatattactctcccaagcacttagtacagtgctctgcacacagtaagtgctcaataaatagtaataataaacacagcaagtgctcccccttctagactgagagcccgttgttgggtagggaccatctctatatgttgccgacttgtacttcccaagggcccagtacagtgctctgcacacagtaagcactcaataaatacgattgaaagaatgaatgaataaataaatacaattgaattaattaattgaatgaatgagacagactcAATGTGGGGCCTCGAGGCTCTCCTCCCTAAGCCCCAGGCCCCTCACCTTCCTGCGTGGTCTGCGGCAGGTGGGCGCTAGCTTTCTTCTCGGACTTGACGTCGTCCGGGGGCCAGCGGAGCTCCCCGCtctccacctcctctgcctcGGTTGACTCCACCACGATGGACGGCAGTCTCTCGGCCAGCTTGGGACCTTTCTCCCAGGCACCTGGTAAAGCCTGAGGAGATGGTCAGTGCAGTAGCCCGCCCCACCCAGCCCCGTGCTTCCTTGTGGGGAGAGGCCTGAGAGGAAACCCGGCTGGGGCTTGGATGGAGGCCCTGCTCCTTGGGttcaccctttctccttcctgcttaaagCGATGCTCATCGATGACCACAGCCCGTTGtttagtagggattgtctctatctgttgccaaattgtactttccaagcgcttagtacagtactctgcacacagtaagtgttcaataaatatgactgaatgaatggaaggtggGGCCTGGGACCGTCCTGGCCATTTTATAGCAATCTGGAGAGGATAatcacttgtctaaggtcacccagatgaAGTGGGATTGGAATCCACCTTCCAGTCCGGGCCCAGCTGCTTCCCAGCAAATCCCTTCCCAAACCCTGACTCTTCCTCTTCACCCCTACTGCCCCCCAagatcctcctttccctccttagaAGTCGCttggagcagtggatagagcctaggcctgagagtaagaaagtcatgagttctaatcctggctctgccacttgtctgctgtctgaccttaggcaagtcactatacttctctgggcctcagttccctcaactgtgaaatggggatcgagagtgtgagccccacatgggacagggactgtgtctaatcctctttgcttgtatccaccccagtgcttagtacagtgcctgtcacataagaagcactaaacaaatatcatcatcatcatcatcacctttgaGAGTGGGTTTCCCAGCCCACTCTTTTGGCTGATGGGCTGGGGTCTCTTTTCTTCTGAaagcagcaaataataataataataataataataataataataataataataataataatgatggtatttattaagcacttactatgtgccaagcactgttctaagtgttagggttgTGGTGTCTGTGGGGCCCCAGAATGGTTGGCGATGGTGATGTGTTGGCACAGGTTTTGTGCCTGACTTGCCATGAGGAGAAGCCATTTCCTAGATAGTGGGATCCTGTCCGGAACAACTTCACCGGTCCAGGGGACCCTGGTCTGTCACTGTTCTCGAGGTGCAGGTCCCGGGTTGAGCCGGGGTGGGAGTCCTGGATGGATTTTTCCCAAGGAGAGACCAACAGGATACACAGTGTATCCTTCGGCTGAGGCCCAGGATCCTGGACCCCATATGGAGATCGGTTGAGCACTTCTCCTTCCGTTCAAACCAAGAAAGCGCTGCCAAAGTCCTCGGACCAAGGGGAGCTGGGGTTGCCATGGTAACGGGCATCCGTGGCCTTGACAGGCGGCACCACGCACACTGTGCGGTTGCCACAGATGTGGCTCTTTGTGCTGATGTAGTGAGGCCTTACCTAGCACTTAACtccggggagggaagaaaagcagcTCTACCCAGAGCCTCGTTCCTTCGTCCTGAGGACGGAAGGGGCATGGAGCCCCCGGCCCAGCTGGCGACGTCAGAATTTGATTTGCGGAGGGCGAGTCTCAAGCCTGAAGCTCCGTGTGAGTGACCGACCTGCCTTCTTCACTGGCCCCTGCCATCCTCTGATGTaaagaggtggaagggagggcTGCAAGTGCTCAACCTGGGTATTAACAAGACTGTTTGGGGCCAACCCCAGGCCTTACTGTTCCCAAGCAGACGGTCCCGGCCCGCAGTCACCCAGAGGCCAAACAACAGTCAACTCCTTTTCGCGGCTTC is a window of Tachyglossus aculeatus isolate mTacAcu1 chromosome 1, mTacAcu1.pri, whole genome shotgun sequence DNA encoding:
- the LBHD2 gene encoding LBH domain-containing protein 2 is translated as MEEFARPQAAEEAGEQGAQALPGAWEKGPKLAERLPSIVVESTEAEEVESGELRWPPDDVKSEKKASAHLPQTTQEGTFSSQDKDPGIDASSLSKLGRQN